One genomic window of Cellulophaga sp. Hel_I_12 includes the following:
- a CDS encoding metallophosphoesterase, with the protein MLRWIFFIILYFALGVYTLQALKTASRFPWVHFVYLALFFLVLGNFIYQFTFGASDGKVLSVPRSYAFGFMLAMITFNLITVVFLFSEDIFRFLSGLYQKFFGIEKTFTFPERRSFLSLIALGIAAVPFGALIFGMYKGKYNFKVLKYSLEFEDLPDAFDGYQITQISDVHSGSFDNREKIAYAIDLINKQQSDVLFFTGDLVNNKTEEMHPWKDLFATLEAKDGKYSILGNHDYGDYVDWDSEEEKEQNLEDLKQLQKEIGFDLLLNDSRYLTRGTDKIALLGVENWGRGGFKKAGDLTKAAKNIKKDDFKILLSHDPSHWEDIVLKDDYHYHLTLSGHTHGMQFGIEIPGWLKWSPVQWRYTYWAGVYKELGQFINVNRGFGFLGYPGRVGIWPEITVITLKKKGLM; encoded by the coding sequence ATGCTACGCTGGATCTTTTTTATTATTCTTTATTTCGCCTTAGGGGTCTATACCTTACAGGCTTTAAAAACGGCCTCGCGATTTCCTTGGGTACACTTTGTGTATCTAGCGCTATTCTTTTTAGTGTTGGGAAATTTTATATACCAATTTACTTTTGGCGCTAGTGATGGTAAAGTTTTAAGTGTTCCTAGAAGCTATGCTTTTGGTTTTATGTTGGCGATGATTACGTTTAACCTTATTACGGTAGTGTTTTTGTTCTCCGAGGATATTTTTAGGTTTTTGTCAGGCCTTTATCAGAAATTTTTCGGAATAGAAAAAACCTTCACATTTCCGGAACGCCGTAGTTTTCTAAGTTTAATTGCCTTAGGTATTGCAGCGGTGCCTTTTGGAGCTTTGATTTTCGGGATGTATAAAGGCAAGTATAATTTTAAAGTCTTAAAATATTCCTTAGAGTTTGAGGATCTGCCAGATGCTTTTGATGGCTACCAAATCACTCAGATTTCTGATGTGCATAGCGGTAGTTTCGATAATCGAGAGAAAATAGCCTATGCCATAGACTTGATCAATAAGCAACAGAGTGATGTGCTTTTTTTTACAGGAGATTTGGTCAATAATAAGACCGAAGAAATGCACCCTTGGAAAGATTTATTTGCTACCCTTGAGGCTAAAGATGGTAAATATTCTATTTTGGGGAATCATGATTATGGTGATTATGTGGACTGGGACTCGGAGGAAGAAAAAGAACAGAATCTAGAAGATTTAAAACAACTACAAAAAGAAATAGGTTTTGATTTGCTTTTAAATGACAGTAGATACTTGACAAGGGGAACGGATAAAATTGCGCTTCTAGGTGTTGAAAATTGGGGTAGGGGTGGCTTCAAAAAGGCAGGTGATTTAACGAAAGCGGCAAAGAATATTAAAAAAGACGATTTTAAAATATTATTGAGCCATGACCCAAGTCATTGGGAAGATATAGTACTAAAAGACGATTACCACTACCATTTAACCTTAAGCGGGCACACCCACGGCATGCAGTTTGGCATAGAAATACCTGGCTGGCTAAAGTGGAGCCCAGTCCAATGGCGCTATACCTATTGGGCGGGGGTGTACAAAGAATTGGGGCAATTTATTAATGTGAATAGGGGGTTTGGGTTTTTAGGATATCCAGGCCGTGTGGGGATATGGCCAGAAATAACCGTGATTACCTTAAAGAAAAAGGGCTTGATGTAG
- the nusA gene encoding transcription termination factor NusA, which translates to MENIALIESFSEFKDDKFIDRVTLMAILEDVFRNALKKKFGSDDNFDIIINPDKGDLEIWRNRVVVEDGEVEEPNEEISLSEARKIEPDFEVGEDVSEEVKLIQLGRRAILALRQNLISKIHEHDNTTIYKQFKDLEGEIYTAEVHHIRHKVVILLDDEGNEIIMPKEKQIPSDFFRKGDNVRGIIESVELKGNKPLIIMSRTAPAFLEQLFFQEIPEVFDGLITVKKVVRIPGEKAKVAVDSYDDRIDPVGACVGMKGSRIHGIVRELGNENIDVINWTSNPQLLVTRALSPARVSSVKLDDEKMTAQVYLRPEEVSKAIGRGGHNIRLAGQLTGYEIDVFREGVEEDVELTEFSDEIEAWIIDEFKKIGMDTARSVLEQDIDDLVKRTDLEEETIIEVVRILKEELAD; encoded by the coding sequence ATGGAAAATATTGCGCTGATCGAATCTTTTTCGGAATTTAAAGACGATAAGTTCATTGACAGGGTAACGCTTATGGCGATTCTAGAAGACGTTTTTAGAAATGCTCTAAAGAAAAAATTTGGGTCAGATGATAACTTTGATATCATTATAAACCCAGATAAAGGTGATTTAGAAATTTGGAGAAACCGTGTTGTGGTTGAGGATGGAGAGGTTGAGGAGCCTAACGAAGAAATATCGTTGAGTGAGGCACGCAAAATTGAGCCAGATTTTGAAGTTGGTGAAGATGTTTCCGAAGAAGTTAAGCTTATTCAACTAGGTAGAAGAGCCATCTTGGCCTTGCGTCAAAATTTAATATCTAAAATTCATGAGCATGATAATACCACGATCTACAAACAGTTTAAGGACTTAGAAGGTGAGATTTATACGGCTGAAGTACATCATATAAGACACAAGGTTGTGATCTTATTAGATGACGAGGGGAACGAAATTATAATGCCAAAAGAAAAACAAATCCCTTCTGATTTTTTTAGAAAAGGGGATAATGTACGTGGTATTATTGAAAGTGTTGAGTTGAAAGGGAATAAGCCTTTGATTATTATGTCAAGGACGGCGCCAGCATTTTTAGAGCAATTATTTTTTCAAGAAATACCAGAAGTTTTTGATGGTTTAATTACCGTTAAAAAAGTAGTGCGTATTCCTGGTGAAAAAGCGAAAGTGGCTGTAGATTCTTATGATGATCGTATAGATCCAGTAGGGGCATGTGTGGGAATGAAAGGTTCACGTATTCACGGTATTGTTCGTGAATTAGGAAATGAAAATATTGATGTTATCAATTGGACCAGCAATCCACAATTGTTGGTGACTAGAGCACTGAGTCCAGCGCGTGTATCTTCGGTCAAATTAGATGATGAAAAAATGACAGCTCAGGTGTATTTAAGACCTGAAGAGGTTTCAAAGGCCATTGGTCGTGGAGGTCATAATATTAGATTAGCAGGTCAGTTGACAGGTTATGAAATTGATGTATTCCGTGAAGGAGTAGAGGAAGATGTTGAATTAACAGAATTCTCTGATGAAATTGAAGCTTGGATTATTGACGAATTCAAGAAGATAGGAATGGATACTGCTCGTAGTGTTTTAGAGCAAGATATTGATGATTTAGTGAAGAGAACAGACTTAGAAGAGGAGACAATTATTGAAGTTGTTCGAATCTTAAAAGAAGAATTAGCAGATTAA
- a CDS encoding copper homeostasis protein CutC yields MLVEVCANSLESALNAEKAGADRIELCAELGLGGITPSFGFIKTVKEQINIPIHVLIRPRSGDFTYDQAEFESMLHDIQLCIDLGCDGIVAGVLNQNLTLDLKRTAILKKASKHLKFTFHRAFDWIIDPFEALYQLEDLGVDCILTSGQEQKAIDGFNLLWQLQQKATDCTIMVGSGINSANALAFKEKGFKALHLSGTKFYPKNANLPRLPMSSLNFFQEDKKIISDLSLIQEVVHKVK; encoded by the coding sequence ATGTTAGTAGAAGTTTGCGCTAATTCGTTAGAATCTGCTTTGAATGCGGAGAAAGCTGGAGCAGACAGAATAGAATTGTGTGCAGAATTAGGTCTAGGCGGTATAACTCCTTCTTTTGGCTTTATCAAAACGGTAAAAGAACAAATTAATATTCCCATTCATGTGCTAATTCGGCCAAGAAGTGGCGATTTTACCTATGACCAGGCAGAATTTGAAAGTATGCTTCACGATATTCAGTTATGTATTGATTTAGGTTGTGACGGTATTGTTGCAGGAGTTTTAAATCAAAACCTAACTTTAGATCTAAAGCGAACAGCCATTTTGAAAAAGGCCTCGAAACATTTAAAATTTACTTTTCACAGAGCTTTTGATTGGATAATAGATCCTTTTGAAGCCTTATATCAATTAGAAGACCTTGGAGTAGATTGTATTTTAACTTCAGGCCAAGAGCAAAAAGCTATAGATGGTTTTAATTTACTTTGGCAATTGCAGCAAAAAGCTACCGATTGCACCATTATGGTTGGTAGTGGAATTAATAGTGCTAATGCTCTTGCATTTAAGGAGAAGGGATTTAAAGCCCTACATTTATCAGGCACCAAATTTTATCCTAAAAATGCAAATTTACCGCGATTACCCATGAGTTCTTTAAATTTTTTTCAGGAGGATAAAAAAATTATTTCAGACCTTAGTTTAATACAAGAAGTTGTACATAAGGTCAAATAA
- a CDS encoding co-chaperone YbbN, with product MSKFGELIESKTPVLLDFYAEWNEQSTAMHAVLRDVAAALGDRGKVIKIDVDKNKELSQALRVKGLPTLMIYKNGEMIWRQSGEQDANTLIGILNEYI from the coding sequence ATGTCTAAATTTGGCGAACTTATAGAATCTAAAACTCCTGTGTTGTTAGATTTTTATGCGGAATGGAACGAACAGTCTACAGCAATGCATGCAGTGCTTCGTGACGTCGCAGCAGCATTAGGGGATAGAGGTAAAGTGATAAAAATTGATGTTGACAAGAATAAGGAACTGTCACAGGCATTACGAGTAAAAGGCTTACCGACCTTAATGATCTATAAAAACGGAGAAATGATTTGGCGTCAAAGTGGAGAGCAAGATGCCAATACGCTGATAGGTATCCTCAATGAATATATTTAA
- the rimP gene encoding ribosome assembly cofactor RimP, with protein MFKEKVTALLEAGLKENESIFLIDFTLGAGNKINITLDGDHGVTLKDCIAISRAIEHNLDREEEDFSLEVASVGATTPMVMPRQYKKNIGRELEVKTQDAKFEGVLTEADDQGITLEWKSREPKPVGKGKVTVQKKQVIGFSDIQEAKVIIKF; from the coding sequence ATGTTTAAAGAAAAAGTTACAGCCTTATTAGAAGCTGGTTTAAAAGAAAATGAATCTATTTTTTTAATAGATTTTACCTTAGGCGCTGGTAATAAAATAAACATCACTTTAGATGGTGATCATGGTGTTACTTTAAAAGATTGTATCGCCATAAGCAGGGCTATTGAACATAATTTAGACAGAGAAGAAGAGGATTTTTCGTTAGAAGTGGCTTCGGTAGGTGCTACAACGCCTATGGTAATGCCTCGTCAGTATAAAAAAAATATTGGCAGGGAATTAGAAGTCAAGACCCAAGATGCTAAATTTGAAGGTGTATTAACTGAGGCAGATGATCAGGGAATTACCTTAGAATGGAAATCAAGAGAGCCCAAGCCGGTAGGTAAGGGTAAAGTAACAGTGCAGAAAAAACAAGTTATTGGTTTTTCTGATATTCAAGAAGCAAAAGTTATTATAAAATTTTAA
- a CDS encoding DUF2723 domain-containing protein — protein sequence MFSKNFKKWDSILGWFVFFIALITYTITVEPTGSFWDAGEYIATSAKLQVGHPPGAPLLQMIGAFFAMFAFGDASKIALMVNYVSVVSSAFTILFMFWTITNLAKKLLAQDEVMTNSKTIAIFGSALIGSLAFTFSDSFWFNAGETEVYSMASFIMALLLWMGLKWVDDLDSPRGDKWIVLISYVVGLTFGIQFMGFLAIPSIGLLYYFKKYKTTTIKNFLLANVIVVAILMLVYKFSLTYVLVAFGWSEVFFINTIGLPFNSGSVIMGLIFITVFYLGLNYTRKHDFKTANTLVLCLLFLFLGFSSWLMLPIRANADVVINENDPSDARSLLAYYNREQYPSVDSPIYGAYYSNAFAGAGEEKDEKPKYERDEKTGKYIIVNKYKNATQGPNKKHVGFLPRMWSEQNTENYMRYFGALDFKPTTNNEELKAAIAQLKTGFAQGEIGEKEYIGFLNRFSDYLEVQPPTVWQNIQYMFEFQFGYMYWRYFMWNFTGKQNDKQGRYDENGNWLSGITFIDAMRPAIGSQENLPTEVLDNKGRNLYYFLPLLLGIIGILFQIGKNPKQFWALLVFFLFTGLAIQFYTNPGIFQPRERDYSLVGSFYIFAIWIGLGVYGLFDAFKKLLSPKILAPAITVICFFAVPFLMAYQNWDDHDRSNRFTAESTAKAYLGSTQENVGAMLFTIGDNDTFPLWFAQEIEGYRTDVRVINTSLFQTDWYIDQMKKKAYESEPIPSQLTHEKYRLGSRDVVYYQNVDELYNKNISESRWDIKAFMDWVASDEPRTKLRSVLSASQDVDVSQYPENTLDIVFYPTNHIRIPVNKENVLKSGLVKEKDSALIVDFIDIELPKSALPKNRLLMLDILANNDWKRPIYFSGGSFDDGEYIWLKDYLQLDGLVYKLVPIKTEFDKRSYEMGRIDSELMYDIVKKWDWGNSGSSEIYHDTQTRIQGLSYRGNIARLVEQLINEDKISKAKEMIDIAMTNMPVDYFEYHAFVEPFVDGYYKVGETKKARELFEKLKTIYQERLNFYASMPLDEQYEKLNDIITDMEAYNRNIDIVIRNGDREITEKETLLFNEYIDKFSRFVDGNDDSLIRDSEPMNPDVIDSNTIDNSVESELDTVPILQE from the coding sequence ATGTTTTCTAAGAATTTTAAAAAATGGGACTCCATTTTAGGATGGTTTGTTTTTTTTATTGCATTAATAACCTACACGATTACGGTAGAACCAACGGGTAGTTTTTGGGATGCTGGTGAATATATTGCCACTTCTGCTAAGCTTCAAGTAGGTCACCCCCCAGGAGCACCACTTTTACAAATGATAGGTGCTTTTTTTGCCATGTTTGCTTTTGGAGATGCCTCAAAGATAGCCTTAATGGTCAATTATGTTTCGGTTGTTTCTAGTGCATTTACAATCCTATTTATGTTTTGGACCATCACCAATCTTGCTAAAAAGTTATTGGCACAAGACGAGGTGATGACCAACAGCAAAACCATAGCCATTTTTGGCAGTGCCCTTATAGGTTCATTAGCTTTTACCTTCTCCGATAGTTTTTGGTTTAACGCCGGTGAAACTGAAGTGTATTCTATGGCCAGCTTTATTATGGCCCTATTACTGTGGATGGGCTTGAAGTGGGTTGATGACTTAGATTCACCTCGAGGTGATAAATGGATTGTACTTATTTCGTATGTAGTAGGTTTAACCTTTGGAATTCAGTTTATGGGCTTTTTAGCTATTCCATCTATTGGTTTATTATATTATTTTAAGAAATACAAAACTACGACCATAAAAAATTTCTTATTAGCAAACGTCATTGTGGTTGCTATTTTAATGTTGGTCTATAAATTTTCATTAACCTATGTTCTTGTCGCTTTTGGGTGGAGTGAAGTTTTTTTCATCAACACCATAGGACTGCCTTTTAATTCTGGTTCTGTAATTATGGGACTTATTTTTATTACGGTCTTTTATTTGGGATTAAATTACACTAGAAAACACGATTTCAAAACAGCCAATACCCTAGTTTTATGTTTACTGTTTTTATTTTTAGGGTTTTCTTCATGGCTAATGCTTCCGATAAGGGCTAATGCCGATGTGGTGATTAATGAAAATGATCCTTCTGATGCTCGTTCTTTATTGGCCTATTATAATAGAGAGCAATACCCTAGCGTTGATAGTCCTATTTACGGGGCCTATTACTCGAATGCTTTTGCAGGTGCAGGAGAAGAAAAAGACGAAAAACCCAAATATGAACGAGATGAAAAAACTGGGAAGTACATTATCGTCAATAAATATAAGAATGCAACTCAAGGTCCTAATAAAAAACACGTAGGCTTTTTACCTAGAATGTGGAGCGAACAAAATACAGAAAATTACATGCGTTATTTTGGCGCATTAGATTTCAAGCCCACCACGAATAATGAGGAACTTAAAGCCGCTATCGCACAACTTAAAACTGGTTTTGCTCAAGGAGAAATTGGAGAAAAAGAATATATAGGTTTTTTAAATAGATTTAGTGATTACTTAGAAGTACAACCACCAACCGTTTGGCAAAACATTCAATACATGTTCGAATTTCAATTTGGCTATATGTATTGGCGTTATTTTATGTGGAATTTCACAGGAAAACAAAACGACAAACAAGGTCGTTATGATGAGAATGGAAATTGGTTAAGCGGTATTACGTTTATAGATGCTATGCGACCAGCTATTGGTAGTCAAGAAAACTTACCCACTGAAGTTTTAGATAATAAAGGCCGAAATTTGTACTACTTTTTACCTCTATTACTAGGAATTATTGGTATTTTATTTCAAATCGGCAAAAACCCAAAACAGTTTTGGGCGCTCTTGGTATTCTTTTTGTTTACAGGACTTGCGATACAGTTTTACACCAACCCCGGCATTTTTCAACCTAGAGAACGCGATTATTCCTTAGTAGGTTCATTTTATATTTTTGCCATTTGGATAGGACTAGGGGTTTATGGGTTGTTTGATGCTTTTAAAAAATTACTCAGCCCAAAAATTTTAGCACCTGCCATTACCGTCATTTGCTTTTTCGCAGTACCATTTTTAATGGCCTACCAAAACTGGGACGATCACGATAGGTCTAACCGGTTTACGGCCGAAAGCACTGCAAAAGCGTATTTGGGATCTACCCAAGAAAATGTTGGCGCCATGCTTTTCACCATTGGGGATAACGATACTTTTCCTCTTTGGTTTGCGCAAGAAATAGAAGGCTATAGAACCGATGTTCGCGTGATTAATACGAGTCTATTTCAAACAGATTGGTACATTGACCAAATGAAGAAAAAAGCCTACGAAAGCGAACCTATACCTTCGCAACTAACGCATGAAAAATACAGATTAGGCTCAAGAGACGTGGTATACTACCAAAATGTAGACGAGCTTTACAATAAAAATATTTCAGAATCTCGCTGGGACATAAAAGCATTCATGGACTGGGTAGCTAGCGATGAGCCTAGAACAAAATTACGTAGTGTTTTATCAGCTTCCCAAGATGTAGATGTTAGTCAGTATCCTGAGAACACCCTAGATATTGTTTTTTACCCCACCAACCACATTCGCATTCCTGTGAACAAGGAAAATGTATTAAAAAGTGGTTTGGTAAAAGAAAAGGATTCTGCCTTAATTGTCGATTTTATTGACATTGAGCTTCCTAAAAGTGCCCTACCAAAAAATCGTCTGCTCATGCTTGATATTCTCGCCAATAACGATTGGAAGAGGCCAATTTATTTCTCGGGAGGTAGTTTCGATGATGGGGAATATATTTGGCTTAAAGACTATTTACAGTTAGATGGTTTAGTGTACAAATTAGTGCCTATTAAAACCGAGTTCGATAAACGTTCTTATGAAATGGGGCGTATTGATAGTGAATTGATGTATGACATTGTTAAAAAATGGGATTGGGGTAACTCCGGGAGCTCTGAAATTTACCACGACACACAGACTAGAATTCAAGGTTTATCTTACAGGGGTAATATTGCTCGTTTGGTAGAGCAATTAATCAATGAAGACAAGATTAGCAAAGCAAAAGAAATGATTGATATTGCCATGACCAACATGCCTGTTGATTACTTTGAGTACCACGCTTTTGTGGAGCCTTTTGTCGATGGTTATTACAAAGTTGGTGAAACTAAAAAAGCACGTGAATTATTTGAGAAATTAAAAACAATTTATCAAGAGCGACTTAATTTTTACGCAAGTATGCCGCTCGATGAGCAGTATGAAAAACTGAATGATATTATCACAGACATGGAAGCCTACAATAGAAATATTGATATTGTCATCAGAAATGGTGACCGTGAAATTACGGAAAAAGAAACACTACTATTTAATGAATATATCGATAAGTTTAGCCGATTTGTCGATGGTAATGATGATTCTTTAATTCGTGATTCAGAGCCCATGAATCCTGATGTAATAGACTCTAACACTATAGACAACAGCGTCGAATCGGAATTAGATACTGTTCCAATACTTCAAGAGTAA